A region of Gemmobacter sp. 24YEA27 DNA encodes the following proteins:
- the pdxA gene encoding 4-hydroxythreonine-4-phosphate dehydrogenase PdxA, with translation MSRPLLAITLGDPAGIGPEITLRTLAHLQDRLDQGAFALVVIGDPGALALAAEVTGLQPPPVISEAQLAGLQGAAILPTPAPDAEIRWGEITAAAGEQAYQAIAIAVRLAMAGRIDGIVTAPLNKEALNLAGRHYAGHTEMLADLTGVKGSVMMLAHGGMRVSHVSTHCALEEVPGRATAARICHVTDLTLATLRRMGMTAPRVAIAALNPHAGEGGIFGRHDIDVTAPLVAEYQAKGEKVFGPVPGDTVFVRLRGGDFDAVVAMYHDQGHIPVKLLGFAVDPATGRWTALNGVNVTLGLPVIRTSVDHGTAFDIAGKGIAEASSLIEAVDYALTMI, from the coding sequence ATGTCCCGCCCGCTTCTTGCTATCACGCTTGGCGATCCCGCCGGAATCGGCCCGGAAATCACGCTGCGCACGCTGGCGCATCTGCAGGACAGGCTGGATCAGGGCGCCTTCGCACTGGTGGTGATCGGCGATCCCGGCGCGCTCGCCCTGGCGGCGGAGGTCACCGGATTGCAGCCACCGCCGGTGATCAGCGAGGCGCAGCTTGCCGGGCTGCAAGGGGCCGCGATCCTGCCGACCCCGGCGCCGGACGCTGAGATCCGCTGGGGTGAGATCACGGCTGCGGCGGGGGAGCAGGCCTATCAGGCCATCGCCATCGCAGTGCGCCTCGCCATGGCGGGTCGGATTGACGGCATCGTTACCGCGCCGCTGAACAAAGAGGCGCTGAACCTCGCCGGGCGCCACTATGCCGGACATACCGAGATGCTCGCCGATCTGACCGGAGTGAAGGGCAGTGTGATGATGCTGGCGCATGGTGGCATGCGGGTCAGCCATGTTTCGACCCATTGCGCACTGGAGGAGGTGCCGGGACGCGCCACGGCGGCCCGCATCTGCCATGTAACGGATCTGACGCTGGCGACGCTGAGGCGGATGGGGATGACGGCGCCCCGCGTGGCCATCGCCGCGCTGAACCCGCATGCCGGCGAAGGAGGGATCTTCGGGCGTCATGATATCGACGTGACGGCGCCGCTGGTTGCGGAATACCAGGCGAAGGGCGAGAAAGTCTTCGGGCCGGTCCCCGGCGATACGGTCTTCGTGCGGCTGCGCGGCGGGGATTTCGACGCGGTCGTGGCGATGTATCACGACCAGGGCCATATCCCGGTGAAGCTCTTAGGCTTCGCGGTTGACCCGGCCACCGGGCGCTGGACGGCGCTGAACGGGGTGAATGTGACCCTCGGCCTGCCGGTGATCCGCACCTCGGTCGACCACGGCACTGCCTTTGACATTGCCGGCAAGGGCATCGCCGAGGCATCAAGCCTGATCGAGGCGGTGGATTACGCCCTCACGATGATATGA
- a CDS encoding DeoR/GlpR family DNA-binding transcription regulator, translating into MLPALRQARIIEFLRRDGAAGLKEMSAALGVSVSTLRRDVDMLFEAGHLERTRGGALLTGSLRAGPELGRAIASELESGAKAAIGREAAQLIRPGMTAIFDSGSTTASAARAARDSGTAFTAVTNDLAIAATLAEAPQIRLIVAGGELRPGSGTLMGADTLDLMRRLRADLAFVGAHAVSETEMSDTSVELAQLKRVILAAADRPVLLADSSKIFSRAFCSFGLLRQLDRLVTDDRLGLDQLAVLQHAIPQVDLAALP; encoded by the coding sequence ATGCTGCCAGCCCTGCGCCAGGCCCGGATCATCGAATTCCTGCGCCGTGACGGGGCAGCGGGGCTGAAAGAGATGTCAGCCGCGCTCGGGGTCTCCGTCTCGACGCTGCGCCGCGATGTCGACATGCTTTTTGAGGCCGGGCATCTGGAACGCACACGCGGCGGCGCCCTGCTGACCGGCAGTCTGCGTGCCGGGCCAGAGCTCGGCCGCGCCATCGCTTCCGAGCTGGAAAGCGGGGCAAAGGCAGCAATCGGGCGCGAGGCCGCGCAGCTGATCCGCCCCGGCATGACCGCGATCTTTGACAGCGGCTCCACCACGGCATCGGCGGCGCGGGCGGCGCGCGACAGCGGCACGGCCTTTACCGCCGTCACCAATGATCTCGCAATCGCCGCGACGCTGGCGGAGGCGCCGCAGATCCGCCTGATCGTCGCCGGGGGAGAGCTGCGCCCCGGTTCCGGCACGCTGATGGGGGCGGATACGCTCGATCTGATGCGGCGGCTGCGCGCCGATCTGGCTTTCGTCGGTGCCCATGCGGTCAGCGAGACCGAGATGTCGGACACTTCGGTCGAGCTGGCACAGCTCAAACGCGTGATCCTTGCCGCCGCCGACCGGCCAGTGCTGCTGGCGGACAGCTCGAAGATCTTCTCACGCGCCTTTTGCAGCTTTGGTCTGCTGCGACAGCTGGACCGGCTGGTGACGGATGACCGGCTGGGGCTTGATCAGCTGGCGGTGCTGCAACATGCTATTCCCCAGGTCGATCTGGCGGCACTGCCGTGA
- a CDS encoding four-carbon acid sugar kinase family protein — MRLRLIADDLTGALDAAAPFAREAAPVRLTLSAGGDTPALSHSTESRDLAEPLACGLVRDAARRMADPSALWFKKVDSVLRGHPLAETLAMMAAGGFARCIFAPAFPEMGRITREGRQLVLDGGTWRETAQGDLRAAFARLAPEREIHVPDAQNAAELRAAIRPWTGMQGTLWAGSRGLAEALAAPSSPLPRPEVGLFILGTAHPATRAQAAALAP, encoded by the coding sequence GTGAGGCTGCGGCTGATCGCGGATGATCTGACCGGCGCGCTGGATGCGGCGGCGCCCTTTGCACGCGAGGCCGCGCCGGTGCGGCTGACGCTGTCAGCCGGCGGCGATACGCCTGCGCTGAGCCACAGCACCGAAAGCCGCGATCTGGCGGAACCGCTCGCCTGTGGGCTGGTGCGCGATGCCGCGCGCCGGATGGCGGACCCGTCGGCGCTCTGGTTCAAGAAGGTCGACAGCGTGCTGCGCGGCCACCCGCTGGCCGAGACGCTGGCGATGATGGCAGCCGGCGGTTTCGCGCGTTGCATCTTTGCGCCGGCCTTCCCCGAAATGGGCCGGATCACCAGGGAAGGGCGCCAGCTGGTGCTGGACGGCGGGACCTGGCGCGAGACCGCACAAGGCGATCTGCGCGCGGCTTTTGCCAGGCTGGCGCCCGAGCGCGAAATCCATGTGCCGGATGCGCAGAACGCGGCGGAACTGCGCGCAGCCATCCGCCCCTGGACCGGGATGCAAGGCACGCTCTGGGCAGGAAGCCGGGGGCTGGCCGAGGCGCTGGCCGCCCCCTCATCGCCCCTGCCGCGCCCAGAGGTCGGGCTTTTCATCCTCGGGACAGCGCATCCCGCCACCCGCGCGCAGGCGGCAGCGCTTGCCCCCTGA